From Vicinamibacterales bacterium:
CCGAGGCAACCGGTTACCATATGGAGCCATCCGACTGTCTCGGAGTGGCCGCTAGAGACTTAGGATACGATCGATGCCTATGACATTCTGTCGTCACGTGGAACGACCCCGAGCGGTTATGGCAGCAGTGATTATGTGGTTGCTGTGCTTCAACCCATCTGCGATCGCCCAAGACGTGCCACCCAAATTTGTAACACCTTTCAGTCTCGACGAGATGACTGCCAAACAGGCCGTCATTAAGACCGATCGAGGCCAATTTATTATCGATCTGTTACCCAAGGCTGCGCCGAACCACGTTGGGTATTTCATCAAATCAGCAAGAGAAGGGGTCTACGACGGTACGATTTTTCATCGAATGGTACGGCACGGGATTGTCCAAGGTGGAGACCCCTTAACAAAAGATTTGGACAAGGCCGAGTCCTACGGCCAGGGTGGACTTGGTGTTCTCGCCCTTGAAATAAGTGATGAGAGGCACACGCGTGGTGCAGTGTCGGCTGCTCAGGTTCCGAGTGAGCCTGACAGTGCAGGGTCACAGTTCTTTATCAGTGTTGTAGACCAACCTGCACTTGACGGCAGTTACACGGTCTTCGGTCGAGTTTCAAGAGGGATGAATCTCGTTACTGAGATTTCAGAGGCTGATACCGACAAGGAGGGCAAGGCCATAGAACGGATTGCTATCCATGCTGTTGCCATCCGCGACAAGCCATCGCCACAGCCGATGCCGTTCTCGCAGGACAGCGTTGAGGAGCTTGCTGCTTACCGAGTGGTCCTTGCGACTACCTCAGGGACAATCACGATCGAATTCATGCCCGAGATTGCACCCGAGCACGTCCGAAACTTTTTACGACTCGCTTCAGCTGGGGTGTTTGATGGGATGTCAATCCACCGGGTTGTTGAAGGAGCACTCATTCAGACTGGTTGGCTTGGTAGCCGAGATCGCCCCCTGGACGAGAACCAAGAGCGCCTTGTTACGAACCTTCAGCCAGAATTCTCAAACACTGCGCACGTTCGCGGGATTGTTTCCATGGCCAGGGGGGACGACCCGGCTAGTGCGTCGACTTCTTTCTTTATCTGCACAGCCACGGTGAGTTCACTCGACGGGAACTATACCGTGTTTGGCCGAGTGGTCGACAGTATGGCGACCTTGGACTCCATTGAATCGCTGCCACTGAATGGTGAGAGTCCCTTGGAACGAGTTGAAATTCTCGCTGTGCAGGTCGCACGCTAACTAGTAGGGACCGTTGTTCTGGATGAGACCCTGTGAGTAAACCAGATTTACGCTGATGAACCCAGTCATCCGCTAGAGGGGCTGACCGTCATGGTGACTCGGCTTTAATAGTTCAAGTGAGGCACGTTCAGCCACGCCTTCTGTCTTTAGTGCAGTTCACTCTGCTTCACCTCTCTTCCTGCAAACGGAGGCCGCAGTCTTCTAGCTACGTCTATCGATGCGAGTATCGCGCGTTCAGAAACGTTAAGGTGTTAACGACGAATCGTAGTTCATCATAAAGGTGAAAAATT
This genomic window contains:
- a CDS encoding peptidylprolyl isomerase produces the protein MPMTFCRHVERPRAVMAAVIMWLLCFNPSAIAQDVPPKFVTPFSLDEMTAKQAVIKTDRGQFIIDLLPKAAPNHVGYFIKSAREGVYDGTIFHRMVRHGIVQGGDPLTKDLDKAESYGQGGLGVLALEISDERHTRGAVSAAQVPSEPDSAGSQFFISVVDQPALDGSYTVFGRVSRGMNLVTEISEADTDKEGKAIERIAIHAVAIRDKPSPQPMPFSQDSVEELAAYRVVLATTSGTITIEFMPEIAPEHVRNFLRLASAGVFDGMSIHRVVEGALIQTGWLGSRDRPLDENQERLVTNLQPEFSNTAHVRGIVSMARGDDPASASTSFFICTATVSSLDGNYTVFGRVVDSMATLDSIESLPLNGESPLERVEILAVQVAR